The Methanocella arvoryzae MRE50 DNA window GGAGACGTCGAACGACAACATCCGGCTGAACAGCATCAACAAAGGTTTCCTGTTCAAGGATTTCGTCAGGGCTGCCGAAGTGGCAAAAGCGCATGGTCTGACCACGAAGGCTTACCTTATGATGAAGCCGCCTTTCCTGACTGAAAAGGATGCGCTCGAGGATATGGTGCAGTCAGTCATGGACGCGTCGAAATATGCTGAGACCATATCGATCAACCTCTGCAACGTCCAGCGTGGCACGCTGGTAGACGAATTGTTCTACCGCAAAGCCTACAGGCCACCCTGGCTGTGGAGTATTGTAGAAGTGCTCAAGAGGGTACATGGCAAGACTGGCTCAGTGATTACCTCGGATCCTCTGGCGGCCGGCCAGAACCGGGGGCCGCACAACTGCGGCAAGTGCGACTACGAGTTTGCGGACGCCCTCAGGAAGTATTCCCTGACCCAGGACATATCCGTGCTGAACCAGCTGAACTGCGACTGCAAGTCCTTGTGGCAGAAGACGCTGGAGCTGGAAGACTGGACGTTCGGGTCGCCTCTGGTGTATTGAAGATAAACGCGTACGGTGCGCTGTGCATCAACACAGCGCACGCAACTCTCTTTCTATCATTATACTTATTACCTATGCGCTGTAATTATTGAGTGGTATGTGGAGCGAAATCGTCGATAAGTTCAAGGGTATGCCCTCTCAGGAGAAGGTTATCCGTCTGCTGCTGGAGCGCGGCTTTCAGGTAAACTCTGAAGGCCACGTTGTTTCGGGCAAGGTCGAGATCCCCCATACTCAGATCGCTAAAGATGCAGGCGTCGATCGGCGGGTTGTCGATGCCACGACTGAGATGATCCTGAAGGACGATACGCTGCGGCGTGTCTTCCAGAACATCAGGTCTATTGCATCGCTCAAAGATGTGGCTCCACTGCTGGGGCTCGGCGTAATCATCATCCGGGTCGACAACGCTCAGAACGTGGGCATCATCAACGCAGTCACCAATGTCGTGGCCCGATATAATCTGAGCATACGGCAGGCGGTCACTGACGATCCTTTTTTCTCCGACGACCCCGCCATGACGATCATCACCGGCGATCCGATCCCGGGCGAGATGGTCAGCGATCTCAAGAAGCTGAAAGGCATCAGAAGTGTCACTATCCAGTAGGCCTTTAAGTGAATCGTCGCACATCAGGGTAGTTTAACCTCAACCATATCGGCGGAGGATTCACTTTCTTCACGATATTCCTGCTGTGAACTTTTATCCCACTGCTGGTCAACAATATTCAGGATACGTATGCCCGCAAGACTTAAAGAGATCGAGAAAATCAACGTGCAGCTCAAGCCTGAAACCTCCTCGCAGGAAATGCCGCCGGGGCAGAGCAGGTTTGAAGTTCGCGACATTATAGTGGACCGGATAAAGAGGATTGCTGGCAATGACAGCATTAAAAGGATCGTGCCCATCCAGAACGAAGGCGACCGCAAGACGCAGGACATCGTCTTTGACATGGAAGACGCGTCTTATCTTGTTACGGTGACTTACAATAATGCGATGACGGAAGGCTGGGTTTCAGACCTCAGGAAAGACCCGAAAAAGTGCTGACCTGGCTACATTTTTAAGGCAGCATACCTTAGCCTTGTCGGCCTAACGGCGTTAAGCCATCTTTTTCAAGTTGCCGGCAGCCTTTTCAGCATCGCTGCCGTACAGTAAGATTTTACAGGTGCCTATTTCGACCTTCTTTTTGTACAGGACATCCAGGCTGCCTATCGCTTCTTCAATTTGTTTTTTGTCGCACGCCCGGCTGTTTATCGATACTTCTACTGGCTTGAATACCTCGAACTGCAGCTGAATGAGCCTTTTGACGCCGTCTGGCGACCATTTTTCCTCTGCAGTGGCTATCGCCTCGTGTATGGATATGCGGTCTTTGCTTCCCATGAGGTTATCGGCCTGGCAGACGATTTTTTCCTCCATCGTCTTTGGCAGGTAGTCTCCAGGCGGCAGTCCGAGATTTACCGCATCCTCATCGGTAAGGCCTGCACCTATATGCCTCTCTGTGATACGGATAATCCTCTCGTCGACGCCTTCCTGTCTCAGGATGGCCGCACCGATGA harbors:
- a CDS encoding archaeosine biosynthesis radical SAM protein RaSEA — encoded protein: MTLSDIMKEQRKRQKINEKSPTEVAAYWTGEDLLDGMPTKSHTIIFQTRGCYWGLRGGCTMCGYIADAAARPPTPEDLLAQFESVSRRIDHGIVKIFTSGSFFDPGEVPEPVRDKILSELNLYADKVIVETRPEFVTDKIVSAAKMHVDRLEIATGLETSNDNIRLNSINKGFLFKDFVRAAEVAKAHGLTTKAYLMMKPPFLTEKDALEDMVQSVMDASKYAETISINLCNVQRGTLVDELFYRKAYRPPWLWSIVEVLKRVHGKTGSVITSDPLAAGQNRGPHNCGKCDYEFADALRKYSLTQDISVLNQLNCDCKSLWQKTLELEDWTFGSPLVY
- a CDS encoding amino acid-binding protein; this translates as MWSEIVDKFKGMPSQEKVIRLLLERGFQVNSEGHVVSGKVEIPHTQIAKDAGVDRRVVDATTEMILKDDTLRRVFQNIRSIASLKDVAPLLGLGVIIIRVDNAQNVGIINAVTNVVARYNLSIRQAVTDDPFFSDDPAMTIITGDPIPGEMVSDLKKLKGIRSVTIQ